The following are encoded together in the Thermus filiformis genome:
- a CDS encoding metallophosphoesterase, giving the protein MRVLALGDLHALFPTLWRILRKEGAATPDLRPTEEVLSGRLRVVLLGDLVHPKTLEDYQLLTGFTLFDPENPHHLQAAARAQIRELFRLKRFQEEAQGQVTILLGNHDEAVVRGAPLLGNRHLAHKEFHPELGGLELPQALKAWMAGFPRELVLSGVHFAHVGPVPWLQSYDELFYASSEPKTWWFLTPDYVERMGYRFGVYGHTPMKEGVLIKERLALIDALDLGQYLKLALGEEVALEVGRV; this is encoded by the coding sequence ATGAGGGTCCTGGCCCTGGGCGACCTCCATGCCCTCTTCCCCACCCTCTGGCGGATCCTGAGGAAGGAAGGGGCGGCCACGCCGGACCTGAGGCCCACGGAGGAGGTCCTCTCGGGGAGGCTCCGGGTGGTCCTCCTGGGGGACCTGGTCCACCCCAAGACCCTGGAGGACTACCAGCTCCTCACCGGCTTCACCCTGTTTGACCCGGAAAACCCCCACCACCTCCAGGCTGCGGCCCGGGCCCAGATCCGGGAGCTCTTCCGGCTGAAGCGGTTTCAGGAGGAGGCCCAGGGCCAGGTCACCATCCTCCTGGGTAACCACGACGAGGCAGTGGTGAGGGGGGCGCCGCTTTTGGGCAACCGCCACCTCGCCCACAAGGAGTTCCACCCGGAGCTGGGGGGGCTGGAGCTTCCCCAGGCCCTCAAGGCCTGGATGGCCGGCTTCCCCCGGGAGCTGGTCCTTTCGGGGGTTCACTTCGCCCACGTGGGGCCCGTCCCCTGGCTCCAAAGCTACGACGAGCTCTTTTACGCCAGCAGCGAGCCCAAGACCTGGTGGTTCCTGACCCCGGACTACGTGGAGCGGATGGGGTACCGGTTCGGAGTCTACGGCCACACCCCCATGAAGGAGGGGGTCCTGATCAAGGAACGCCTGGCCCTCATAGACGCCCTGGACCTGGGGCAGTACCTGAAGCTGGCCCTGGGGGAGGAGGTGGCCCTGGAGGTGGGCCGAGTATGA
- a CDS encoding Rad52/Rad22 family DNA repair protein, producing the protein MEEVWRRLAEPFPPSEVQWRIEALSKDKTRALVVPYIDARSVLDRLDQVVGPENWSDQYEVLHLREEGPDRPRLCEVKCRLTVYGVTKEDVGEGDSLKAAFSDALKRAAVKFGIGRHLYRLEKQWVDHDPQTGRFTPPRLEAAPAEEEEKPEAHRLIDRLVERLKEEGRGKEVAQILIRYKGYGSTPEETKRLYGELRDLLKKKA; encoded by the coding sequence ATGGAGGAAGTCTGGCGCAGGCTCGCCGAGCCCTTTCCGCCCTCCGAGGTGCAGTGGCGGATTGAGGCCCTTTCCAAGGACAAGACCCGGGCCCTGGTGGTGCCCTACATAGACGCCAGAAGCGTCCTGGACCGGCTGGACCAGGTGGTGGGACCGGAGAACTGGAGCGACCAGTACGAGGTCCTCCACCTGCGGGAAGAAGGCCCGGACCGGCCTAGGCTTTGCGAGGTGAAGTGCCGCCTCACCGTCTACGGGGTCACCAAGGAGGACGTGGGGGAGGGGGACTCCCTGAAGGCCGCCTTCTCCGACGCCCTGAAGCGGGCGGCGGTCAAGTTCGGGATCGGACGGCACCTCTACCGGCTGGAGAAGCAGTGGGTGGACCACGATCCCCAGACGGGCCGGTTCACCCCGCCCCGCCTCGAGGCGGCCCCGGCGGAGGAAGAGGAGAAGCCGGAGGCCCACCGGCTCATAGACCGGCTGGTGGAGCGGCTCAAGGAGGAGGGGCGGGGGAAGGAGGTGGCCCAGATCCTCATCCGCTACAAGGGCTACGGGAGCACGCCCGAGGAGACGAAGCGCCTCTACGGGGAGCTGCGCGACCTCCTCAAGAAGAAGGCATGA